A genomic region of Trifolium pratense cultivar HEN17-A07 linkage group LG3, ARS_RC_1.1, whole genome shotgun sequence contains the following coding sequences:
- the LOC123918702 gene encoding casein kinase II subunit beta-2-like produces MFESKLEEGKIYEIGINELTKFCIYPLAAEESETDSEESDVSDSDGEDTCWISWFCNLRGHEFFCEVDDDYIQDDFNLCGLSSQVPYYDYALDLILDVESSHDIDRAYFGTTFPHLFLMTYGSHINHLRAMFQEFLGSNFTSHEA; encoded by the exons ATGTTTGAATCGAAGCTTGAAGAGGGAAAAATCTATGAGATTGGCATTAACGAGCTAACTAAGTTTTGCATTTATCCATTGGCTGCAGAGGAATCTGAAACAGACAGTGAAGAATCGGATGTGAGTGATTCTGATGGAGAAGACACATGTTGGATCTCATGGTTCTGCAATCTCAGAGGACATGAGTTCTTTTGTGAGGTTGATGATGATTACATTCAAGATGACTTCAACCTTTGTGGATTAAGCAGCCAAGTGCCTTACTATGATTATGCTCTTGATTTGATTTTGGATGTTGAATCCTCCCATG ACATTGATCGAGCTTATTTTGGAACAACATTTCCACACCTCTTCTTGATGACATACGGAAGCCACATAAACCATCTCAGAGCTATGTTCCAAGAGTTTTTGGGTTCAAACTTCACAAGCCATGAAGCTTAA